The sequence GACGATTGTCTATATATTATTCAAAAAAAATTATTCGTTGCAAATACAAGCTTTCTCTGTAACCGTCAACATATTCATAAAATCACGAATTTCATTTAGACGTTGCTCGTTTAAAGAATAGTGTGTCCATTTTCCATCTTTTCGTGGAATAACAATCCCGCTATCACATAATATTTTCATATGGTGGGAAAGGGTCGGCTGTGTAATATCAAACTTTTCATGAATTA comes from Christensenellaceae bacterium and encodes:
- the arsR gene encoding transcriptional regulator codes for the protein MKTNYTDYANTFKAIAEPTRLQIIDMLSCGELCACVIHEKFDITQPTLSHHMKILCDSGIVIPRKDGKWTHYSLNEQRLNEIRDFMNMLTVTEKACICNE